A genome region from Geobacter pickeringii includes the following:
- a CDS encoding pyruvate carboxylase, which produces MEKRQFRKVMAANRGEIAIRIFRACTELGISTVAIYSEEDKLSLHRYKADEAYQVGKGKSPIDAYLGIDEIIAVAKQHDVDAIHPGYGFLSENAEFAEKCEASGIVFIGPTAEMQRALGDKVAARKVAMAAGVTTVPGTEDPIEHEEEALIFAKNYGYPIIIKAAAGGGGRGMRVARSKKELLEGLVAARSEAKAAFGNPAVFLERYIENPKHIEVQVLGDTHGNLVHFFERDCSIQRRHQKVVEFAPALCLTQQAREEICTAALKIAGQVGYRNAGTVEFLLDQEGSFYFIEMNPRIQVEHTVTEMITGRNLVQAQILVAEGKKLSDPAINIPNQAAIDMRGYAIQCRITTEDPTNNFAPDFGTITTYRSSAGFGVRLDAGNAFTGSVITPHYDSLLVKVTSWGLTFDEAAHIMNRSLQEFRVRGVKTNIGFLENVITHPVFLSGKCDTSFIEKQPELLRIVEKKDRATKVLSFLGEVIVNGSPGITKPLKSVELLEARVPEVDLSTPRPTGSRDLLMTLGADGLSKRILEQKKLLITDTTMRDAHQSNLATRVRTYDLLKIAEPTSYLGAGLFSLECWGGATFDVSMRFLKEDPWQRLHKLSEAIPNILFQMLLRGSNAVGYTNYPDNVVQRFVEEASSSGIDIFRVFDSLNWTKGMAVAMEAVRKSGKICEAAICYTGDITDPTRTKYPLEYYVNMAKELERMGAHILAIKDMAGLLKPFAAYQLVKALKENIGIPVHLHTHDTSSNGSATLLMACQAGVDIVDAALSSLSGLTAQPNLNALVAALKGTEWDTQLDEEGLQKLANYWETVRDYYAPFESGLKNGTAEVYHHEIPGGQYSNYKPQVAGLGLLDRWEECKEMYHKVNLLFGDIVKVTPSSKVVGDMAMFLVKNNLDVQDVFTQGGELAFPESVVGMFKGMLGQPYQGWPEELQKIILKGEEPITCRPGELLEPVDFDEERLKVEEKVGHPVDDKALMSYILYPHVYPEFDRHRLDHSDTSVIPTPIFFYGLEPGQETSIEIEPGKTLIIKLNAIGKVHPDGTRHIFFELNGNARSVVVRDQSVQTDEAVREKADKGNAKHVGAPMPGKVLKLNVKAGDEVKAGDVLMVTEAMKMETNVKAREDGTVAEVKFKEGDKVEKEDLLIVMA; this is translated from the coding sequence ATGGAAAAAAGACAGTTCAGGAAGGTGATGGCGGCAAACCGGGGGGAGATCGCGATCCGGATCTTCCGCGCCTGTACGGAGCTCGGCATCAGTACCGTGGCCATCTACTCGGAAGAGGATAAGCTCTCCCTCCACCGCTACAAGGCCGACGAGGCGTACCAGGTGGGAAAGGGGAAGAGTCCCATCGATGCCTATCTCGGCATCGACGAAATCATCGCGGTCGCCAAGCAGCATGACGTGGACGCCATCCATCCCGGCTACGGCTTCCTCTCGGAGAACGCGGAGTTCGCCGAGAAGTGCGAGGCGTCGGGGATCGTCTTCATCGGCCCCACGGCCGAGATGCAGCGGGCCCTGGGGGACAAGGTGGCGGCCCGCAAGGTGGCCATGGCCGCCGGCGTCACCACCGTCCCCGGCACCGAGGACCCCATCGAGCATGAGGAAGAAGCCCTCATCTTCGCCAAGAACTACGGCTACCCCATCATCATCAAGGCGGCGGCCGGTGGCGGCGGGCGCGGCATGCGGGTGGCCCGCAGCAAGAAGGAGCTTCTGGAGGGGCTCGTGGCGGCCCGCAGCGAGGCCAAGGCGGCCTTCGGCAATCCGGCGGTCTTCCTGGAGCGCTACATCGAGAATCCGAAGCATATCGAGGTCCAGGTCCTGGGCGACACGCATGGCAATCTGGTCCACTTCTTCGAGCGGGACTGCTCCATCCAGCGCCGCCACCAGAAGGTGGTGGAGTTCGCCCCGGCCCTCTGCCTGACCCAGCAGGCCCGCGAGGAGATCTGCACCGCGGCCCTCAAGATCGCCGGGCAGGTGGGGTACCGCAACGCCGGCACCGTCGAGTTCCTTCTGGATCAGGAGGGGAGCTTCTACTTCATCGAGATGAACCCCCGCATCCAGGTGGAGCACACGGTGACCGAGATGATCACCGGCCGCAACCTGGTCCAGGCTCAGATCCTCGTGGCCGAGGGGAAGAAGCTCTCCGACCCCGCCATCAACATCCCGAACCAGGCCGCCATCGACATGCGGGGATACGCCATCCAGTGCCGGATCACCACCGAGGACCCGACCAACAACTTCGCCCCGGACTTCGGCACCATCACCACCTACCGCTCCTCGGCCGGTTTCGGGGTCCGGCTCGATGCCGGCAATGCCTTCACCGGCTCGGTGATCACCCCCCACTACGACTCGCTCCTCGTGAAGGTCACCTCCTGGGGGCTCACCTTCGACGAAGCGGCTCACATCATGAACCGCTCGCTCCAGGAGTTCCGGGTCCGGGGGGTGAAGACCAACATCGGCTTCCTGGAAAACGTCATCACCCACCCGGTCTTTCTCAGCGGCAAGTGTGACACCTCCTTTATCGAAAAGCAGCCGGAGCTCCTCCGGATTGTCGAGAAGAAGGACCGGGCCACCAAGGTCCTCAGCTTCCTCGGCGAGGTCATCGTCAACGGCTCGCCGGGAATCACCAAGCCCCTCAAGTCGGTGGAGCTTTTGGAGGCCCGGGTGCCCGAGGTGGATCTCTCCACGCCCCGTCCCACCGGGAGCCGCGATCTCCTTATGACGCTCGGGGCCGATGGGCTCTCCAAGAGGATTCTGGAGCAGAAGAAACTTCTCATCACCGACACCACCATGCGGGACGCCCACCAGTCGAACCTGGCCACCCGGGTCCGCACCTATGATCTGCTGAAGATCGCCGAGCCGACCTCATACCTGGGGGCAGGACTCTTCTCCCTGGAGTGCTGGGGGGGCGCCACCTTCGACGTCTCCATGCGATTCCTGAAGGAGGACCCGTGGCAGCGGCTCCACAAGCTCTCCGAGGCGATACCCAACATCCTCTTCCAGATGCTCCTGCGGGGCTCCAACGCCGTGGGGTACACCAACTACCCGGACAACGTGGTGCAGCGCTTCGTGGAGGAGGCGTCTTCCTCCGGCATCGACATCTTCCGGGTCTTCGACTCCCTCAACTGGACCAAGGGGATGGCTGTGGCCATGGAGGCGGTCCGCAAGAGCGGCAAGATCTGCGAGGCGGCCATCTGCTACACCGGCGACATCACCGACCCCACCAGGACCAAGTACCCGCTGGAATACTACGTGAACATGGCCAAGGAGTTGGAGCGGATGGGGGCCCACATCCTCGCCATCAAGGACATGGCGGGGCTCCTGAAGCCCTTCGCCGCCTATCAGCTCGTGAAGGCCCTCAAGGAGAACATCGGCATCCCGGTCCACCTCCATACCCACGACACCTCCTCCAACGGCAGCGCCACGCTCCTCATGGCCTGCCAGGCAGGGGTCGACATCGTCGATGCGGCCCTGTCGTCGCTGTCGGGGCTCACGGCCCAGCCGAACCTGAACGCCCTGGTGGCGGCCCTGAAGGGGACCGAGTGGGATACCCAGTTGGACGAAGAAGGTCTCCAGAAACTGGCCAACTACTGGGAGACGGTGCGCGACTACTACGCCCCCTTCGAGTCGGGGCTCAAGAACGGCACCGCCGAGGTCTACCACCACGAGATCCCCGGTGGCCAGTACTCCAACTACAAGCCCCAGGTGGCCGGCCTTGGCCTCCTGGACCGCTGGGAGGAGTGCAAGGAGATGTACCACAAGGTGAACCTCCTCTTCGGCGACATCGTGAAGGTGACGCCGTCGTCCAAGGTGGTGGGGGATATGGCCATGTTCCTCGTGAAGAACAACCTGGATGTGCAGGATGTCTTCACCCAGGGGGGAGAGCTCGCCTTCCCCGAGTCCGTTGTCGGCATGTTCAAGGGGATGCTCGGCCAGCCCTACCAGGGGTGGCCGGAAGAACTCCAGAAGATCATCCTGAAGGGGGAGGAGCCGATCACCTGCCGTCCCGGTGAGCTCCTGGAGCCGGTGGACTTCGACGAGGAGCGGCTCAAGGTGGAGGAGAAGGTGGGGCACCCCGTGGACGACAAGGCGCTCATGAGCTACATCCTCTACCCCCACGTCTACCCGGAGTTCGACCGGCACCGCCTCGACCATTCCGACACCTCGGTCATCCCGACCCCCATCTTCTTCTACGGCCTGGAGCCGGGGCAGGAGACCTCCATCGAGATCGAACCGGGGAAGACCCTCATCATCAAGCTGAACGCCATCGGCAAGGTCCACCCCGACGGCACCCGGCACATCTTCTTCGAGCTGAACGGCAACGCCCGGAGCGTGGTGGTGCGCGACCAGTCGGTCCAGACCGACGAGGCGGTGCGGGAGAAGGCCGACAAGGGGAATGCCAAGCACGTCGGCGCGCCGATGCCGGGCAAGGTGCTGAAGCTCAACGTCAAGGCGGGCGACGAAGTGAAGGCCGGCGACGTCCTCATGGTCACCGAGGCGATGAAGATGGAGACCAACGTCAAGGCCAGGGAGGACGGCACCGTCGCCGAGGTGAAGTTCAAGGAAGGGGACAAGGTGGAGAAGGAAGATCTTCTCATCGTGATGGCGTAA
- the htpG gene encoding molecular chaperone HtpG, whose protein sequence is MSKTVKQFETEVQQLLDLVIHSLYSNRDIFLRELVSNASDAIDKARFESHSNAAIIEGDAEWKIKLIPDKEAGTLTIRDNGVGMTREEVEKNIGTIAHSGTKAFIKGLKEQNVAEHPELIGQFGVGFYASFMVADRVTLVTRRAGHEKSAGVRWESAGDGSYTVEECTKATRGTEITLHLKDEMKEYLDEWKIRSIVKKYSDYVQYPVCMDVTRTEVPKGVNGEEIEGAGTIEKTTEETLNSMKAIWTRPKSEITEEEYEEFYKHVSHDFDKPLKTIHYAAEGVSEFRALLYLPSHKPFDLFSPERRKGIQLYVKRVFITDNCEGLVPDYLRFVKGVVDSSDLPLNVSREILQEDVQIKRIQKNLVTKVLSTLAEMKEKEPEQYLAFYREFGPVLKEGVHFDYANREKLQELVLFESTKTEAGQFASLKEYAERMPEGQQEIYYITGTDRSALEQSPHLEIFRAKGYEVLFLTDPVDEWVVQGITEYGGKKLKAADRGDLSLESEEEKKEKEAQKEEATKRYQGLLDLIKEKLSGHVKEVRLSSRLTDSACCLVADEYGLNANMERILRAMNQEVPESKRVLELNPSHPLMQVLAGIYAKDQANPRLADYCDLLYDQALLTEGSPIKDPLRFTRLVSELMVSDGKAMIGE, encoded by the coding sequence ATGAGCAAGACCGTGAAGCAGTTCGAAACCGAGGTCCAGCAGCTCCTCGACCTCGTCATCCATTCCCTCTACTCCAACCGCGACATCTTCCTGCGGGAGCTGGTCTCCAACGCCTCCGACGCCATCGACAAGGCGCGCTTCGAGTCCCACTCCAACGCCGCCATCATCGAGGGGGATGCGGAGTGGAAGATCAAGCTGATCCCCGACAAGGAGGCCGGCACCCTCACTATCCGCGACAACGGCGTCGGCATGACCCGGGAAGAGGTGGAGAAGAACATCGGCACCATCGCCCACTCGGGAACCAAGGCGTTCATCAAGGGGCTCAAGGAGCAGAACGTGGCCGAGCACCCGGAGCTGATCGGTCAGTTCGGGGTCGGCTTCTACGCCTCGTTCATGGTGGCCGACCGGGTCACCCTCGTCACCCGCCGGGCGGGGCACGAGAAGAGCGCCGGCGTCCGCTGGGAGTCCGCCGGCGACGGCTCCTACACCGTGGAGGAGTGCACGAAGGCGACCCGCGGCACCGAGATCACCCTCCACCTGAAGGACGAGATGAAGGAGTACCTGGACGAGTGGAAAATCCGCTCCATCGTCAAGAAGTACTCCGACTACGTCCAGTACCCGGTCTGCATGGACGTGACCCGCACCGAGGTCCCCAAGGGGGTGAACGGCGAGGAGATCGAGGGGGCCGGCACCATCGAGAAGACTACCGAGGAGACCCTCAACTCCATGAAGGCGATCTGGACCCGCCCCAAGAGTGAGATCACCGAAGAGGAGTACGAGGAGTTCTACAAGCACGTCTCCCACGACTTCGACAAGCCGCTCAAGACCATCCACTACGCGGCCGAAGGGGTGAGCGAGTTCCGGGCGCTCCTCTACCTCCCCTCACACAAGCCGTTCGACCTCTTCTCGCCGGAGCGGCGCAAGGGGATCCAGCTCTACGTGAAGCGGGTCTTCATCACCGACAACTGCGAAGGGCTCGTCCCCGATTACCTCCGTTTCGTGAAGGGGGTGGTGGACTCCAGCGACCTGCCCCTCAACGTCTCCCGGGAGATCCTCCAGGAAGACGTGCAGATCAAGCGGATCCAGAAGAACCTGGTGACCAAGGTCCTCTCGACCCTGGCCGAGATGAAGGAGAAGGAGCCGGAGCAGTACCTCGCCTTCTACCGTGAGTTCGGGCCGGTCCTCAAGGAAGGGGTCCACTTCGACTACGCCAACCGGGAGAAGCTTCAGGAACTGGTCCTCTTCGAGAGCACGAAGACCGAGGCGGGGCAGTTCGCCTCCCTCAAGGAGTATGCGGAACGGATGCCCGAGGGGCAGCAGGAGATCTACTACATCACCGGCACGGACCGCAGCGCCCTGGAGCAGTCTCCCCACCTGGAGATCTTCCGGGCCAAGGGGTACGAGGTCCTCTTCCTGACCGATCCGGTGGACGAATGGGTGGTGCAGGGGATCACCGAGTACGGCGGGAAGAAGCTGAAGGCGGCGGACCGCGGCGACCTCTCGCTGGAGAGCGAGGAGGAGAAGAAGGAGAAAGAGGCACAGAAGGAGGAGGCCACCAAGCGGTACCAGGGGCTTCTCGACCTCATCAAGGAGAAACTCTCCGGCCACGTGAAGGAAGTCCGCCTCTCCAGCCGCCTCACCGACAGCGCCTGCTGCCTCGTGGCCGACGAATACGGTCTCAACGCCAACATGGAGCGGATCCTCCGGGCCATGAACCAGGAAGTCCCCGAGTCGAAGCGGGTCCTGGAGCTGAACCCCAGCCACCCGCTCATGCAGGTGCTGGCCGGCATCTACGCCAAGGACCAGGCCAATCCGCGCCTGGCCGACTACTGCGACCTCCTCTACGACCAGGCGCTCCTCACCGAAGGCTCCCCCATCAAGGATCCGCTCCGCTTCACCCGCCTCGTTTCCGAGCTCATGGTGAGCGACGGCAAGGCAATGATCGGGGAATAG
- a CDS encoding peptidylprolyl isomerase, whose protein sequence is MHFRIRLCTHLVSAASLVALTLPGIAPAQEKAPAPKTEKTAKAPAPTTVVATVNGVDITRADLERAKKVLLSQNRMEMQPMNAEMTKRVEEAALQQLIAKELLYQAGRKLEIKDMDKQVQDRVAQSKARFPSPAEYEKTLKEMNMNDKDVETFAREDLVIGNLVEKEIASKITVSDEEAKKFYDENLDKFKQPETVRASHILVGADAKATAEEKKKAKEKAEAILKKLKEGADFAETAKKESSCPSSAQGGDLGVFGKGQMVPEFEKSAFSLKPGETSGVVETQFGYHIIKLAEKHDAETTKFDDVKERLAQYLKNQKVQKGIGDYVEELKKKGKVEILAK, encoded by the coding sequence ATGCACTTCAGAATCAGACTCTGTACGCACCTCGTTTCTGCCGCGTCACTCGTAGCTCTCACCCTCCCCGGCATCGCGCCGGCACAGGAGAAGGCACCCGCACCGAAGACGGAGAAGACCGCCAAGGCGCCCGCACCGACCACCGTGGTGGCCACGGTCAATGGTGTCGACATCACCCGCGCCGATCTGGAGCGGGCGAAAAAGGTCCTCCTCTCCCAGAACCGGATGGAAATGCAGCCGATGAACGCCGAGATGACCAAGCGGGTTGAAGAGGCCGCCCTCCAGCAGCTCATCGCCAAGGAGCTCCTCTATCAGGCCGGGCGGAAGCTCGAAATCAAGGATATGGACAAGCAGGTCCAGGATCGGGTCGCCCAGAGCAAGGCCCGCTTCCCCTCCCCCGCCGAGTACGAAAAGACCCTCAAAGAGATGAACATGAACGACAAGGATGTCGAGACCTTTGCCCGTGAGGACCTGGTCATCGGCAACCTGGTGGAGAAGGAGATCGCCTCGAAGATCACCGTCTCCGACGAGGAAGCGAAAAAGTTCTACGACGAGAACCTCGACAAATTCAAGCAGCCGGAGACGGTCCGCGCCAGCCACATCCTGGTGGGAGCCGACGCCAAGGCGACCGCGGAGGAGAAGAAGAAGGCGAAGGAGAAGGCCGAGGCGATCCTCAAGAAGCTGAAAGAGGGCGCCGACTTTGCCGAAACCGCCAAGAAAGAGTCTTCCTGCCCCAGCTCGGCCCAGGGAGGCGATCTCGGCGTCTTCGGCAAGGGGCAGATGGTCCCCGAGTTCGAGAAGAGTGCCTTCTCCCTGAAACCGGGTGAGACGAGCGGTGTGGTGGAGACCCAGTTCGGCTACCACATCATCAAGCTGGCGGAAAAGCACGACGCCGAAACCACCAAGTTCGACGACGTGAAGGAGCGCCTTGCCCAGTACCTCAAGAACCAGAAGGTCCAGAAGGGGATCGGCGACTACGTGGAAGAGCTCAAGAAGAAGGGGAAGGTCGAGATCCTCGCGAAGTAG
- a CDS encoding sensor histidine kinase translates to MVSKKWSEYVVGSPSLKRALVVAFILTAVVPVVAIGFICFEFLKRDIVCSVTTSNLALARSVAGEVESQLREPMNVLRHVAEIAEMRSSAPTGTLDRFLESEQKISGYFDSLFVLDRRGCVSHVALGQREGAHPEDYRGLEMSNLDVYRDARKACDLRWSPTFISMSSGEPTMTIALPFDGGTVLGNLSLKGLARIAERAGNGIVGTVFVVNRKGRVIAHPDHRLVAEQYNLGNMEIVQRGLKGEAGTFRYAVGGSPKLGSVVRIERTGWAVVVEKDEATVYAPVRRLQGIFLGGLLATILVGIVGAFLSLGRILRPVSCLIESVQRIAGGWYDFTPPPASYREVDDLAASFSLMAAAVREREELLRERNEELVMTEEELRQQIDEYQKSQDELSVTNQTLQTTFGASPLAMVTVDRDGVVTMWNGAASRIFGWNPEEVMGAFLPILLDGGEGALADRVLATDRSVAGMELTCLRRDGSPVSVSLSAAPLCNVREEPSGVITISADVTDRKRAEADIRRLNAELELRVAERTTQLETANRELESFSYSVSHDLRAPLRHIDGFSLALLEDCGDSLTAQGGEYLKRIRSAAGRMGQLIDDLLELSRVSRGAVFYEPVDLSRTVRSLAAELAEAEPTRQVSFEIEDHVVVNGDTRLLRIVLANLIGNAWKYTGRNEQALIRFGATEIDGVRAMFVSDNGAGFDMSYYDKLFGPFQRLHAATDFEGTGIGLATVQRIIHRHGGRVWAEAAVGRGATFYFSLP, encoded by the coding sequence ATGGTTTCAAAAAAATGGAGTGAGTACGTGGTCGGATCGCCGAGCCTGAAACGAGCCCTCGTTGTCGCCTTTATTCTCACCGCCGTGGTGCCGGTGGTTGCCATCGGCTTCATCTGCTTCGAGTTCCTCAAGCGCGATATCGTCTGCTCCGTCACCACCAGCAACCTCGCCCTTGCCCGTTCCGTGGCGGGGGAGGTGGAGTCGCAGCTCCGGGAGCCGATGAACGTCCTGCGGCACGTGGCGGAGATCGCCGAGATGCGCTCCTCCGCCCCGACGGGGACCCTCGATCGGTTCCTCGAGTCGGAACAGAAGATCTCGGGATATTTCGACTCGCTCTTCGTCCTCGACCGTCGCGGGTGCGTCAGCCACGTGGCCCTGGGGCAAAGGGAGGGGGCCCATCCCGAGGATTACCGCGGCCTGGAGATGTCGAATCTCGACGTCTATCGCGATGCCCGGAAGGCGTGCGATCTCCGCTGGTCTCCCACCTTCATCTCCATGTCGAGCGGCGAGCCGACCATGACGATTGCGCTCCCCTTTGACGGCGGTACGGTCCTCGGCAACCTGAGCCTCAAGGGATTGGCGCGGATCGCGGAACGGGCGGGGAACGGCATCGTCGGGACCGTCTTCGTCGTCAACCGGAAGGGGCGGGTGATCGCCCACCCCGACCATCGCCTCGTCGCCGAGCAGTACAATCTGGGCAACATGGAGATCGTCCAGCGGGGGCTGAAGGGAGAGGCCGGCACGTTCCGCTACGCCGTCGGGGGGAGCCCCAAGCTCGGGAGCGTCGTCCGGATCGAGCGGACCGGCTGGGCGGTGGTCGTCGAAAAGGACGAAGCGACGGTGTACGCGCCGGTCCGGCGGCTCCAGGGGATTTTCCTGGGAGGGCTCCTGGCGACGATCCTCGTCGGGATCGTGGGGGCGTTCCTGAGTCTCGGCAGGATCCTCCGCCCCGTCTCATGTCTCATCGAGAGCGTCCAGCGCATTGCCGGCGGCTGGTACGATTTCACCCCTCCTCCCGCCAGTTACCGGGAGGTTGACGATCTGGCGGCGAGCTTTTCCCTCATGGCCGCCGCCGTCCGGGAGCGGGAGGAGCTGTTGCGGGAGCGCAACGAGGAGCTCGTCATGACGGAAGAGGAGCTCCGGCAGCAGATCGACGAGTACCAGAAGAGCCAGGACGAGCTGAGCGTCACCAACCAGACCCTCCAGACCACGTTCGGCGCCTCCCCCCTGGCGATGGTGACCGTGGACCGCGACGGCGTCGTGACCATGTGGAACGGTGCGGCCAGCCGCATCTTCGGCTGGAACCCCGAGGAGGTGATGGGGGCTTTCCTCCCGATCCTCCTCGACGGCGGGGAAGGGGCGCTGGCTGACCGGGTCCTGGCGACGGACCGGTCGGTTGCCGGAATGGAGCTCACCTGTCTGCGCCGGGACGGGTCGCCGGTGAGCGTCAGCCTCTCGGCGGCGCCGTTGTGCAATGTCCGGGAAGAGCCGTCGGGGGTGATCACCATCAGCGCCGACGTCACCGACCGCAAGCGGGCCGAGGCGGATATCCGGCGCCTCAACGCCGAGCTGGAGCTGCGGGTGGCGGAGCGGACCACTCAGCTGGAGACCGCCAACCGCGAGCTTGAGTCGTTCAGCTATTCGGTCTCCCACGACCTGCGGGCGCCGCTGCGGCATATCGACGGTTTCAGCCTGGCGCTCCTGGAGGATTGCGGCGATTCACTCACCGCTCAGGGGGGCGAGTACCTGAAGCGGATCCGGAGTGCCGCCGGCCGGATGGGGCAGCTCATCGATGACCTCCTGGAGCTGTCGCGGGTGAGCCGTGGCGCGGTCTTCTACGAGCCGGTGGATCTCTCCCGCACCGTTCGCTCCCTGGCCGCCGAACTCGCCGAGGCGGAACCGACCCGGCAGGTCTCCTTCGAGATCGAGGATCATGTCGTCGTCAACGGCGACACGCGGCTTCTGCGGATCGTCCTGGCGAACCTCATCGGCAACGCCTGGAAGTATACGGGACGGAACGAGCAGGCCCTGATCCGGTTCGGCGCCACGGAGATCGACGGCGTCCGGGCCATGTTCGTGAGCGACAACGGCGCCGGCTTCGACATGTCGTATTACGACAAGCTCTTCGGGCCGTTCCAGCGGCTCCACGCCGCCACCGATTTCGAGGGGACCGGCATCGGTCTCGCCACCGTCCAGCGGATCATCCACCGCCACGGCGGGCGCGTCTGGGCTGAAGCCGCGGTGGGGCGCGGTGCGACGTTCTATTTCTCGTTGCCGTAA
- a CDS encoding ABC transporter substrate-binding protein translates to MSALFAAGCSKNEPLRIGYVGTLTGRHADLGTAGRDGAIFAVEDINRRGGIKGRPVELVIRDDRDDPETAKGAVRKLAREGVAAIVGPMTSTMAVAAVPVVNDSHVVMVGPTITSNDLSGKDDNFLRVYPTSHATARHLAHHARRRGIGKIAVLYDLSNRAHTEGWYRHFREEFEREGGRVVAALPFDSSRPVGFLALARQALAARPDGVFLLSGGLDAAMLCQQLRKLGVALPVIATEWSATDELILHGGSAVEGITYYQYYDRSDGSPRFAEFREAFSRRFGTPPEFGAVYAYDATQVVLQGLAAAASPSKLKEAILARGRFSGIQGEFTIDRFGDADRKPILMTVTEDGFKKME, encoded by the coding sequence GTGTCTGCTCTTTTCGCGGCAGGGTGCAGCAAAAATGAGCCGCTGCGGATCGGTTACGTCGGCACCCTCACCGGCCGCCATGCGGATCTGGGGACCGCCGGCCGCGACGGCGCCATCTTCGCGGTGGAGGATATCAACCGCCGTGGCGGGATCAAGGGACGGCCGGTGGAGTTGGTCATCCGCGACGACCGCGATGACCCGGAAACGGCGAAAGGAGCGGTGCGGAAGCTGGCGAGGGAAGGGGTTGCCGCCATCGTCGGTCCCATGACGAGCACCATGGCCGTGGCGGCGGTACCGGTGGTGAACGATTCCCACGTGGTGATGGTGGGGCCCACCATCACCAGCAACGACCTTTCGGGGAAGGACGACAATTTTCTCCGGGTCTACCCGACGAGCCATGCCACCGCCCGCCACCTGGCGCACCATGCCCGCCGCCGTGGCATCGGAAAGATCGCGGTGCTCTACGATCTTTCCAACCGCGCCCATACCGAGGGGTGGTACCGGCACTTCCGCGAGGAGTTCGAGCGGGAGGGGGGGAGGGTGGTCGCCGCCCTTCCCTTTGATTCGAGCCGCCCGGTGGGATTTCTCGCCCTGGCCCGCCAGGCGCTGGCGGCTCGGCCGGATGGCGTGTTCCTCCTCTCCGGCGGGCTCGACGCCGCCATGCTCTGCCAGCAACTGCGCAAGCTGGGGGTCGCCCTGCCGGTAATCGCCACCGAGTGGTCGGCCACCGACGAACTGATCCTCCATGGCGGTTCCGCCGTCGAGGGGATAACCTACTACCAGTACTATGATCGCAGCGACGGCTCTCCCCGCTTCGCCGAGTTCCGGGAAGCATTCTCCCGGCGGTTCGGCACCCCCCCCGAGTTCGGGGCCGTCTACGCCTACGACGCTACTCAGGTGGTCCTCCAGGGACTGGCAGCGGCGGCTTCCCCGTCGAAGCTGAAGGAGGCAATCCTCGCCCGGGGCAGATTCAGCGGCATCCAGGGCGAGTTTACCATCGACCGGTTCGGCGACGCCGACCGGAAACCGATTCTGATGACCGTCACGGAAGATGGTTTCAAAAAAATGGAGTGA
- a CDS encoding slipin family protein has translation MFDVFNFVPVVFLVILLVMFAASAIRILPEYERGVLFRLGRLAGVRGPGLFFIIPGVDRLVRVSLRTVALDVPPQDVITHDNVTVKVSAVIYFRVMGPEKAIVEVENYLYATSQLSQTTLRSVLGQVELDELLANREKINRELQEILDRHTGPWGVKVTAVEVKNIDLPQEMLRAIAKQAEAERERRAKVIHADGELQASTKLAEAAGVLARQPSSLQLRYLQTLTEIAAEKNSTTIFPVPIDLIKMFLERPGEKKE, from the coding sequence ATGTTCGACGTCTTCAACTTCGTGCCGGTGGTCTTTCTCGTCATCCTTCTGGTGATGTTCGCGGCCAGCGCCATCCGGATCCTCCCCGAGTACGAGCGGGGGGTCCTCTTCCGTCTCGGTCGTCTCGCCGGGGTGCGGGGACCGGGGCTTTTCTTCATCATCCCCGGTGTCGACCGCCTCGTCCGGGTGTCGCTGCGGACCGTGGCCCTGGATGTTCCTCCCCAGGACGTCATCACCCACGACAACGTGACGGTGAAGGTGTCGGCGGTCATCTACTTTCGGGTGATGGGGCCCGAGAAGGCCATCGTGGAGGTGGAGAATTATCTCTACGCCACCAGCCAGCTCTCCCAGACGACCCTGCGCAGCGTGCTGGGGCAGGTGGAGCTGGACGAACTGCTGGCCAACCGTGAAAAGATCAACAGGGAGCTCCAGGAGATCCTCGACCGGCATACCGGTCCGTGGGGGGTGAAGGTGACGGCGGTGGAGGTCAAGAACATCGACCTCCCCCAGGAGATGCTCCGGGCCATCGCCAAGCAGGCCGAGGCGGAACGGGAGCGGCGGGCCAAGGTGATCCACGCCGACGGCGAGCTCCAGGCCTCCACCAAGCTGGCCGAGGCGGCGGGGGTGCTGGCCAGGCAGCCGAGCTCGCTCCAGCTCCGCTATCTCCAGACCCTGACCGAGATCGCGGCGGAGAAGAACTCCACCACCATCTTCCCGGTCCCCATCGACCTCATCAAGATGTTCCTGGAGCGTCCCGGCGAGAAGAAGGAGTGA